The following proteins come from a genomic window of Posidoniimonas polymericola:
- a CDS encoding elongation factor G, whose product MAINVENVRNIAVCGHGSSGKTSLVDAMLVKSGAVNGRPSVDDGSSICDFDEEEKHHKHSVEATLTHFEHNGRWFNVLDTPGYPDLIGQTISALRGVDTALICIDAHAGIKVNTRRVWEEAGKAGLARILCITKLDDQNIDFSGLLDDIHETFGKECVLFDAPDATGEGLHEVIGALDPVHGSSSVVDLAAVHETAVETIIEVDEQVMEKYFEGEEPDHAKLARLAVEAEKQGAVTPVVCVSVKSDVGVTELMDMLAEEAFSPCEMPHKGKKDGDEVTLKADPNAPLAAQVFRTRVDPFVQKLSFIRVYSGTLKRDSTVPCSKTNRGIRIGALLRVQADKTEPIDEAGPGDLVAVAKCDDLHTGMSLGEIELPPINFPTAMIGLAVSPKNHGDEAKLSAALHKLVEEDPTIHVEHDPETKETVLTGMSELHLNLVRERLARRDHVEIETHEPKIPYRETITANGEGSYRHKKQSGGAGQFAEVHIRMYPLPEGTDPEEYATKDRFPQLKHTHYHPKQNFLWVDTVVGGAIPGNFMPAIEKGFLERIERGVISGCAVQNVCVEVHFGKDHPVDSNETAFRTAASRAFAEVFKQSQPALMEPFVKLEVTVPADNVGDVSSDLSGRRGQMLGMDQAPGGLTVVTAKAPLSEVMTYARTLGSMTGGQGSYTMEFAAYEPVPGHVQQEVIAKAKMKDDED is encoded by the coding sequence ATGGCTATCAATGTTGAAAATGTCCGCAACATCGCGGTGTGCGGACACGGCTCGTCTGGCAAGACCTCGCTGGTCGACGCCATGCTCGTGAAGTCCGGCGCGGTGAACGGTCGACCCAGCGTCGACGACGGCTCCAGCATCTGCGACTTCGACGAAGAGGAGAAACACCACAAGCACTCGGTCGAGGCCACCCTCACCCACTTCGAGCACAACGGCCGCTGGTTCAACGTGCTGGACACCCCCGGCTACCCCGACCTCATCGGCCAGACCATCAGCGCCCTGCGGGGCGTCGACACCGCGCTCATCTGCATCGACGCGCACGCCGGCATCAAGGTCAACACGCGGCGCGTCTGGGAAGAGGCCGGCAAGGCGGGCCTCGCGCGGATCCTCTGCATCACCAAGCTCGACGACCAGAACATCGACTTCAGCGGACTGCTGGACGACATCCACGAGACCTTCGGCAAGGAGTGCGTGCTGTTCGACGCGCCCGACGCCACCGGTGAGGGCCTCCACGAGGTGATCGGCGCGCTCGACCCGGTGCACGGCAGCTCCTCGGTGGTCGACCTGGCAGCCGTCCACGAGACCGCCGTCGAGACCATCATCGAGGTCGACGAGCAGGTCATGGAGAAGTACTTCGAGGGCGAGGAGCCCGACCACGCCAAGCTGGCCCGGCTGGCGGTCGAGGCCGAGAAGCAGGGCGCGGTCACCCCGGTCGTGTGCGTCAGCGTCAAGTCCGACGTCGGCGTCACCGAGCTGATGGACATGCTCGCCGAGGAGGCGTTCTCCCCCTGCGAGATGCCCCACAAGGGGAAGAAAGACGGCGACGAGGTGACCCTCAAGGCCGACCCCAACGCGCCGCTCGCCGCCCAGGTGTTCCGCACCCGCGTCGACCCGTTCGTGCAGAAGCTGTCGTTCATCCGCGTCTACTCCGGCACGCTCAAGCGCGACTCGACGGTCCCCTGCAGCAAGACCAACCGGGGGATCAGGATCGGCGCGCTGCTGCGGGTGCAGGCCGACAAGACCGAGCCGATCGACGAGGCCGGCCCCGGCGACCTGGTGGCGGTCGCCAAGTGCGACGACCTGCACACCGGCATGTCGCTCGGCGAGATCGAGTTGCCGCCGATCAACTTCCCGACCGCGATGATCGGGCTGGCGGTGTCGCCCAAGAACCACGGCGACGAGGCCAAGCTCTCCGCCGCGCTCCACAAGCTGGTCGAGGAGGACCCGACGATCCACGTCGAGCACGACCCCGAGACCAAGGAGACCGTGCTGACCGGCATGAGCGAGCTGCACCTGAACCTGGTGCGCGAGCGGCTCGCCCGGCGGGACCACGTCGAGATCGAGACCCACGAGCCGAAGATCCCCTACCGCGAGACGATCACCGCCAACGGCGAGGGGAGCTACCGCCACAAGAAGCAGAGCGGCGGGGCCGGCCAGTTCGCCGAGGTCCACATCCGCATGTACCCGCTCCCCGAGGGGACCGACCCCGAGGAGTACGCCACCAAGGACCGCTTCCCGCAGCTCAAGCACACCCACTACCACCCCAAGCAGAACTTCCTATGGGTCGACACGGTCGTCGGTGGGGCGATCCCCGGCAACTTCATGCCGGCAATCGAGAAGGGCTTCCTCGAGCGGATCGAGCGGGGCGTGATCTCCGGCTGCGCGGTGCAGAACGTCTGCGTCGAGGTGCACTTCGGCAAGGACCACCCGGTCGACTCCAACGAGACCGCCTTCCGCACCGCCGCCAGCCGCGCGTTCGCCGAGGTCTTCAAGCAGTCGCAGCCGGCCCTGATGGAGCCGTTCGTCAAGCTCGAGGTCACCGTGCCGGCCGACAACGTCGGCGACGTCAGCAGCGACCTCTCCGGCCGCCGCGGGCAGATGCTCGGCATGGACCAGGCCCCCGGCGGACTGACCGTGGTCACCGCCAAGGCGCCGCTGTCCGAGGTGATGACCTACGCCCGCACCCTCGGCAGCATGACCGGCGGGCAGGGGAGCTACACGATGGAGTTCGCCGCCTACGAGCCGGTCCCCGGCCACGTGCAGCAGGAAGTCATCGCCAAGGCGAAGATGAAGGACGACGAGGACTAA